A genome region from Hevea brasiliensis isolate MT/VB/25A 57/8 chromosome 7, ASM3005281v1, whole genome shotgun sequence includes the following:
- the LOC131181447 gene encoding ycf20-like protein isoform X1: MFNGLRFEQQFMACQVGARMLRSGLLVMESEVSERSCKTLKAYAMQNWSSELNFSGHTSKFGVKSFPFLRRRLQLRRHDWIIPFALNTGGLSGNGGQENLDGDSGLGGTRLGRIVSAGGQQLLQKLNSARKNFPMKIFLVLLGFYTANALATILGQTGDWDVLVAGVVVAAIEGIGMLMYRKPSSLSTGRLQSFVVMMNYWKAGVCLGLFVDAFKLGS, encoded by the exons TTCATGGCCTGTCAAGTGGGAGCGAGGATGCTGAGGTCTGGTTTATTAGTGATGGAGAGTGAAGTCTCTGAAAGATCATGTAAGACTCTCAAAGCGTATGCAATGCAGAACTGGAGCAGTGAGCTGAATTTTAGTGGACATACATCAAAATTTGGCGTAAAGTCTTTCCCTTTTCTCAGGAGGAG GCTTCAATTGAGAAGACATGATTGGATAATACCATTTGCCTTGAACACAGGGGGGTTATCTGGAAATGGTGGACAAGAGAATCTTGATGGTGACAGTGGTCTTGGTGGCACGCGATTGGGAAGGATAGTAAGTGCAGGTGGCCAACAGCTACTACAGAAGCTGAATTCGGCAAGAAAGAACTTCCCCATGAAGATATTTCTCGTTCTATTGGGTTTCTACACCGCAAATGCACTTGCTACAATTCTTGGACAGACGGGTGACTGGGATGTATTGGTCGCAGGTGTTGTGGTTGCTGCCATTGAAGGGATTGGCATGCTAATGTACAGAAAGCCCTCTTCTCTATCCACTGGGAGATTGCAGTCTTTTGTAGTGATGATGAACTATTGGAAAGCAGGAGTGTGCTTAGGTCTTTTTGTGGATGCATTTAAATTAGGTAGTTGA
- the LOC110642700 gene encoding AP2-like ethylene-responsive transcription factor BBM, with amino-acid sequence MASMNNWLGFSLYPQELSSQSDHHQDHSQNTASRLGFHSDEISGTDVSGECFNLASDSTAPSLNLAASFGILEAFRNNQSQDWNMKGLGMNPDSTYKTNSDLSMLMGTSCSSQNLDQNQEPKLENFLGGHSLASHDHKLPGCNTMYNTSGDYMFQNCSLQQAIPNDRTSNGEDTSSINIGSNNSSVGLSMIKTWLRNQPAPTQQQETNNNGGVAQSLSLSMSTGSQSASPLPLLAANTGESNNNGRDHSSSSDNKQQKATTGLDSQTSTIEAVPRKSIDTFGQRTSIYRGVTRHRWTGRYEAHLWDNSCRREGQTRKGRQVYLGGYDKEEKAARAYDLAALKYWGTTTTTNFPISNYEKEIEEMKHMTRQEYVASLRRKSSGFSRGASIYRGVTRHHQHGRWQARIGRVAGNKDLYLGTFSTQEEAAEAYDIAAIKFRGLNAVTNFDMSRYDVNSILESSALPIGGAAKRLKDAEQAEMTIGTQKTDNENISSQLTDGISSYGTAHHGWPTVAFQQPHHQPFSMHYPYGQRLWCKQEQDTEANNHSFQDLHQLQLGNTHNFFQPSVFHNLMNMDSSSMEHSSGSNSIMYSGGGGDGNSGGNGSYQGMGCGSYAIPMATVIGNNDGDQNQGNGFGDGEVKAIGYENMLGTSDPYHARNLYYLTQQSAGGGGGVVKGSAYDQGSACNNWVPTAVPTLLPRSSNMAVCHGASTFTVWNDT; translated from the exons ATGGCCTCCATGAACAACTGGTTGGGCTTCTCTCTTTACCCTCAAGAACTCTCATCACAGTCTGATCATCATCAAGATCACTCTCAAAACACAGCCTCTCGCTTAGGCTTCCACTCGGATGAAATCTCTGGTACAGATGTCTCTGGCGAGTGCTTCAATCTCGCTTCTGACTCCACTGCTCCTTCTCTCAACCTCGCTGCCTCTTTTGGTATTCTTGAAGCTTTCAGAAACAATCAATCTCAAG ATTGGAATATGAAAGGTTTAGGCATGAACCCAGATAGCACCTACAAAACAAACTCAGACCTCTCTATGCTCATGGGTACTTCATGCAGTAGCCAAAACCTTGATCAGAACCAAGAACCCAAGTTGGAAAATTTCCTTGGCGGCCACTCCCTTGCCAGTCATGATCACAAACTTCCTGGTTGTAATACTATGTACAACACTTCAGGAGATTATATGTTCCAAAATTGCTCTTTGCAACAAGCTATACCAAATGATAGAACAAGCAACGGGGAAGATACCAGTAGTATCAATATTGGTAGTAATAATAGTTCTGTCGGGTTGTCCATGATCAAGACATGGCTTAGGAATCAGCCTGCACCGACACAACAACAAGAGACCAACAACAATGGCGGTGTTGCACAAAGTTTGTCTCTTTCTATGAGTACTGGGTCACAATCAGCTTCGCCTTTGCCACTTCTCGCAGCAAATACTGGAGAAAGCAACAATAATGGTAGAGATCACAGTTCTTCTTCTGATAACAAGCAGCAGAAGGCAACAACAGGTCTCGATAGCCAAACCAGTACTATTGAGGCAGTTCCCAGGAAATCTATTGATACTTTCGGCCAAAGAACTTCTATATACCGTGGTGTAACCAG ACATAGATGGACAGGTAGATATGAGGCTCATCTATGGGATAATAGTTGCAGAAGAGAAGGACAAACTCGAAAGGGAAGACAAG TTTATTTAG GTGGATATGATAAAGAAGAAAAGGCAGCAAGAGCATATGATTTAGCAGCACTGAAGTACTGGGGCACCACCACCACGACAAATTTCCCA ATTAGCAACTATGAAAAAGAGATTGAAGAAATGAAGCACATGACCAGGCAGGAATACGTTGCATCCCTTCGAAG GAAGAGTAGTGGTTTTTCTCGGGGTGCATCCATCTATCGAGGTGTTACTAG ACACCATCAACATGGAAGATGGCAAGCAAGGATTGGAAGAGTTGCTGGGAACAAAGACCTTTACTTGGGAACTTTCA gcACCCAAGAGGAAGCAGCAGAAGCCTATGACATTGCAGCCATAAAATTTCGTGGATTGAATGCAGTAACCAACTTCGACATGAGCAGATATGATGTTAATAGCATCTTGGAGAGCAGCGCATTGCCAATTGGCGGAGCAGCTAAGCGGTTGAAAGATGCAGAGCAGGCAGAAATGACTATAGGTACTCAGAAAACAGACAATGAAAATATAAGTTCACAGCTTACAGATGGAATCAGCAGCTACGGCACAGCACATCATGGCTGGCCTACTGTTGCATTTCAACAACCTCATCATCAGCCTTTTAGCATGCACTATCCATATGGGCAAAGGCTTTGGTGCAAGCAAGAACAAGATACTGAAGCCAATAACCACAGCTTCCAAGATCTCCATCAACTTCAATTGGGAAACACCCACAATTTCTTTCAGCCTTCTGTTTTTCATAACCTGATGAACATGGATTCTTCTTCAATGGAACATAGCTCAGGGTCTAATTCAATTATGTATAGTGGAGGAGGAGGAGATGGTAATAGTGGAGGCAATGGAAGCTATCAGGGAATGGGTTGTGGAAGCTATGCAATCCCAATGGCTACAGTTATAGGCAACAATGATGGGGATCAAAATCAAGGGAATGGTTTTGGAGATGGAGAAGTGAAGGCAATTGGGTATGAAAATATGTTGGGAACATCAGATCCTTATCATGCTAGAAATTTGTACTATCTTACACAGCAATcagcaggaggaggaggaggtGTGGTGAAGGGTAGTGCATATGATCAGGGGTCAGCATGCAACAATTGGGTGCCAACAGCAGTTCCTACACTTCTGCCAAGGTCAAGCAATATGGCCGTCTGCCATGGAGCTTCAACTTTTACAGTGTGGAATGATACATAA
- the LOC110642699 gene encoding GDSL esterase/lipase At2g30310, translating to MAAPINLCLVWAIFFFCNCNSLPSFPSILIFGDSLVDTGNNNYIKTILKAKYLPYGQDYPGNLPTGRFSNGKLIPDILASALGIKDSVPPFLDPTLSEHDLITGVNFASAGAGFDDLTTTLSNAIQVSKQIELFKVYVEKLKGIVGEGKAKEIINGALVILNAGTNDWLLNYYDIPTRKLQFNATGYRDFLLNDKLQIFITELYELGCRRMVVSGLPPIGVIPFQMKTVKLENPLAGESWLEDQNRDSGVYNEELVKLLTRLQATLPGTKLVYNDLYEPVMDMITQPDKYGYVETKKGCCKSTILLCHPLASTCKSPSKFLFWDMIHPTFTSNQYLVKYILKNVIPKFL from the exons ATGGCTGCCCCCATCAACTTGTGCCTTGTATGGGCAATCTTTTTCTTCTGCAATTGCAATTCTTTGCCATCTTTCCCATCCATCCTCATCTTTGGCGATTCGCTGGTGGACACTGGCAACAACAACTACATCAAGACAATTCTCAAGGCTAAATATCTCCCCTATGGTCAAGATTATCCAGGCAATCTTCCTACTGGAAGGTTTTCCAATGGGAAACTCATTCCTGACATTTTGGCTTCTGCTCTTGGGATCAAAGATTCTGTTCCACCATTCTTGGATCCAACACTTTCAGAGCATGACCTCATTACTGGTGTTAATTTCGCATCAGCTGGTGCTGGATTTGATGATTTAACAACTACTCTGTCCAACGCTATCCAAGTTTCAAAGCAAATTGAATTGTTTAAGGTGTATGTAGAGAAGCTTAAGGGAATTGTTGGAGAAGGAAAAGCCAAGGAGATCATTAATGGTGCTTTGGTGATTCTAAATGCTGGAACAAATGACTGGCTTCTTAACTACTATGACATCCCTACAAGAAAGCTGCAGTTCAATGCAACTGGGTACCGAGATTTTCTTTTGAACGATAAGCTTCAAATCTTTATTACG GAATTGTATGAACTTGGTTGCCGTCGGATGGTTGTAAGTGGGCTTCCTCCAATTGGCGTGATACCTTTTCAAATGAAGACTGTAAAACTTGAGAACCCATTAGCAGGGGAAAGCTGGTTGGAGGATCAGAATAGAGATTCCGGAGTTTACAATGAAGAGCTTGTCAAGCTATTAACTCGATTACAGGCGACTCTTCCTGGTACCAAACTTGTCTATAACGACTTGTATGAACCAGTAATGGACATGATTACTCAACCCGATAAGTATG GTTATGTGGAAACGAAGAAGGGGTGCTGTAAAAGTACGATATTGCTGTGCCATCCGCTTGCCTCAACATGTAAAAGCCCTTCTAAGTTCCTGTTTTGGGATATGATTCACCCAACTTTTACATCCAACCAATACCTTGTTAAATATATATTGAAGAATGTTATTCCCAAGTTCTTGTAG
- the LOC131181447 gene encoding ycf20-like protein isoform X2 yields MACQVGARMLRSGLLVMESEVSERSCKTLKAYAMQNWSSELNFSGHTSKFGVKSFPFLRRRLQLRRHDWIIPFALNTGGLSGNGGQENLDGDSGLGGTRLGRIVSAGGQQLLQKLNSARKNFPMKIFLVLLGFYTANALATILGQTGDWDVLVAGVVVAAIEGIGMLMYRKPSSLSTGRLQSFVVMMNYWKAGVCLGLFVDAFKLGS; encoded by the exons ATGGCCTGTCAAGTGGGAGCGAGGATGCTGAGGTCTGGTTTATTAGTGATGGAGAGTGAAGTCTCTGAAAGATCATGTAAGACTCTCAAAGCGTATGCAATGCAGAACTGGAGCAGTGAGCTGAATTTTAGTGGACATACATCAAAATTTGGCGTAAAGTCTTTCCCTTTTCTCAGGAGGAG GCTTCAATTGAGAAGACATGATTGGATAATACCATTTGCCTTGAACACAGGGGGGTTATCTGGAAATGGTGGACAAGAGAATCTTGATGGTGACAGTGGTCTTGGTGGCACGCGATTGGGAAGGATAGTAAGTGCAGGTGGCCAACAGCTACTACAGAAGCTGAATTCGGCAAGAAAGAACTTCCCCATGAAGATATTTCTCGTTCTATTGGGTTTCTACACCGCAAATGCACTTGCTACAATTCTTGGACAGACGGGTGACTGGGATGTATTGGTCGCAGGTGTTGTGGTTGCTGCCATTGAAGGGATTGGCATGCTAATGTACAGAAAGCCCTCTTCTCTATCCACTGGGAGATTGCAGTCTTTTGTAGTGATGATGAACTATTGGAAAGCAGGAGTGTGCTTAGGTCTTTTTGTGGATGCATTTAAATTAGGTAGTTGA